DNA from Dryobates pubescens isolate bDryPub1 chromosome 30, bDryPub1.pri, whole genome shotgun sequence:
TTAGACATCTCATCCCAAACCTTGAAGTCACAGGGGATGAACTgaaaaggcaggcagaggctgtgtgTGTTAGCAGCAACTGGACACCTTCCCACAGACTGGAGAGAGCTTCTGGCCGTTGCCTgaagacacagagctgcagtttCCTACATCACCTCAGACAAAAAAACTCTTCCAGGCAGGGACCAAGGACACAGCTTGCAGTTTTCAGACCAGATGACAGAAACTATGCTAAAATGTGGGTCAAATAGGGGACAACAAAGTCCCACAAGCAAATTGAGCGCCTGGAGAGGTCTCCTCTGATGAGTATCTCTGGGATTTGAAATGGCTGCGTGCACTTTCATCAGCATCAGGAGAACAGCAGTAGTGATGAGAGCCACAGCTCCCAAGCTCTCGAGGTTTAGGACATGTGCTGGCAAGCCAAACAGCAACGAAGACTGTTTTATAAAGGAACTTGTAGAGGAATCTGGAGGGAATTAGTGTCAGGCATGTGTAAAGAGAGTTACTTTTCCTATCTCCAACGCCTGTAATTACATCTCGAATGTGTTAATAAAATCCAGCCGTTACagcactttttttctcttcGCCAGTACCTTTAACATGCTGCCGTGCCGCCTATTCAAAATCAGCTTTGTGACACCAAATCGCCACGCAGCCACCAGGAGCGAAGCCCTTGCGCCCTGCTCTGTCCCCTCAGAGGTGCGGGGCGTAGAAGGGGCCGAGGTACGCGGGGCCGAGAAAAGGCGCGAAGGGGCTCCCGCCCAGCGGGAAGGGAGCGGAGGGCGCGACGAGGACGTTGGTGGCAGCGTAGGAGGGGAAAGTCTGGAAGGGCAGAGAGCCGGGGCCCGGCGGGCTGGGGCTGCCGCCTCCCGCAGTCGCTGCCACCGCCGTGGAGGATGATGCGGCAGGGGCTGTCCCGTCGGCGCCCGGGTGCTGCTTCTTCCACTTGGTGCGTCGGTTCTGGAACCAGATCTTCACCTGCGTCtcggtgaggctgagggagagcgcCAGGCTGAGGCGCTCGCAGACCGACAGGTACCGTGTGGCCCGGAACTTGTTTTCCAGGGCTACTAGCTGCTCGTAGGTGAAGGCCGTCCGTGCCCTGCGCGGCTTGCCGCACCCCGCTTCGGCCCGCCGCCGCCGAGTACCCCGCGGTGAGACCGGCTCCTCCGGACCGGGAGGAGCTGCGGCTTGGGTCCTGTCCCTAGCCTCTGTCCCGTCCCCAGGCGGTCCCTCCTCGTCGTGCTCCTGCCCCGCTGCCTCGGCGCCGCTCTCTGATGGGGATTGCGGATCTAGGGGGAGATGGCAGCGGTGTCAGGTCAGGGGATTTGCCGGGGAGCACCCTCGTTCCGCCCCTTGCCTAGTGTCGAGCCGCCtgccacccccaaaaaaccgGCTTCTCTTGATCGACATCCCTCTATCTCTCGGCCAGCACCGAGCCATCCGCCCCCCCTGCAAAATCCTCTTCTCTACCACCCTCCCAAACGTGATAAAATAAGGGTAATcactaaaataaaatagaagaggggggaaaaaaccctccgCTTTCTCTGCTCCGCCATCGCATCtgctgaggggagagaggaggcgTCGATATGGATTTCTTACCAATTAAAAAAGAAGTTATTAAAGTCCCCTTCTGAAGCGAAATAaatcccccttcccctcctccccatccccgcGCTAATGGAGTTTCAGATTTGCGAGGGCCGGATCGATAGATGTCATCTATTAAAGGTAAGTTTTAATCGAACAATATTAGGATCAGGCCGGGGGAAGGAGGTTTGAAGTGGGCACCTGCAAGCTGCGGGCAGGAGATAGGCGGGAGTCTGTAATAGGATATCGATCACCGGGAGCTAAGGCATCCTCCGGTGGGGACGGGCTGAGCAATTACCCAGCCCGCCGTCCCGCTGCCGgtcaggggcagccaggggggcCGGGGCAGCCGACCTCTCCCGCCCCGGGGAAAGACGTTCACGGGGACAGCCGTGCTGGGGGAAAAACACCCGGAGCGCTGCCCGGGGACTTGAGGATGCCCCGCACACCGGGCAGACATAGAGAACTTTCCGCATTATGGAGGTTGAAACACGGCTCCAACCCTCCCATGCTCCCGCGGTGCCCGTTCCATCTTCCAGCGAGAGGCCCGCGCAGGGGCGCACCTCGCCGGAATCGGGGGGCCGGGGCGCGGGGCTGTCCCAGTCTACCGCCGCCTCCACCTGCTCGCCCCGCCAGCGCCGGCCAGAGAAACTCGAGCGCGTTCCTACCATGTGCCTCAAGTTTATTCCTTCCGCTGCCGGGAGCTGCAGCGTCTTTTCCTATTTCAACTCTTCCCAAACTTTTCTCCCGCTCGCCCGAGCGGGGTgcgctgccccagctccccggGGTCGGTTCGTGTCTCCTGCTGAATTTCTGGGGATCCAGGATGTctaagatggagaaggagatttTATGATGGATGGGGGCCGCTTTGGCCCCGCGGTCCGGGCATTCCGGCATTCCCCACCCCACGCCTCCGCGCTTCTCGGAGACCGGCTGGCTCCCAGCGCGGAGCCGGCGGAGGGGACTCCGGCGGAGGGGACTGCGCCGGAGCACCAAGCCGGGCCGCCTCCAGAGCCGCACGCCTCAGTGCTGGCGGCACTGAGTGAGCGGTGGAGAGGAGGGTCGAGCGGGGAGGGCGGCggggtgggggcagaggagggggcagcGCAGCCATTGGCACGCCGCCTCTGcgcccccctccccgccgcgcCGGCTCCATCCATCCTCGCATCCCATCCTCCCGGCGACGGGGCTTTCCCGttacctgccctgagctggggagaTGCACAGCGAGGTGAGCTGCATCTCCCCCGGGGTTCGGAgaacccccagctgcctctatCCCTCAGCCACCCTCCACTGATccacctgcagctccccagggccagcGAGGTGAACCGAGAGGAGGGATAGCTCCTGCATTCTGCTACTTGAGCT
Protein-coding regions in this window:
- the NKX1-2 gene encoding NK1 transcription factor-related protein 2, yielding MRKVLYVCPVCGASSSPRAALRVFFPQHGCPRERLSPGRERSAAPAPLAAPDRQRDGGLDPQSPSESGAEAAGQEHDEEGPPGDGTEARDRTQAAAPPGPEEPVSPRGTRRRRAEAGCGKPRRARTAFTYEQLVALENKFRATRYLSVCERLSLALSLSLTETQVKIWFQNRRTKWKKQHPGADGTAPAASSSTAVAATAGGGSPSPPGPGSLPFQTFPSYAATNVLVAPSAPFPLGGSPFAPFLGPAYLGPFYAPHL